The Girardinichthys multiradiatus isolate DD_20200921_A chromosome 24, DD_fGirMul_XY1, whole genome shotgun sequence genome has a window encoding:
- the LOC124861389 gene encoding activin receptor type-2A-like isoform X1 produces MGDATKLAIAVFLISCSSGAILGRSETQKCVFYNSSWEKERTNHSGTEDCYGEKDKRRHCFATWKNVSGTIEIVKQGCWLDDMNCYDSSECVERKVSPEVFFCCCEGNMCNERFMYVPDTQPTNDTTHSTAYTTSNPFSPKPPLFSTLLYSLVPIIGLAGVVLFSFWMWRHHKLAYPAALVPTHHAFHIMVEDPGPSPPSPVVGQKPLQLIELKARGRFGCVWKAQLLSEYVAVKIFPIQDKLSWQNEYEIYSVCGMKHDNVLQFIGVEKRNNNLDLELWLITAYHDKGSLTDYLKANVVSWNELCHISQTAARGLAYLHEDIPGHKDGHKPSISHRDIKSKNVLLKNNLTACIADFGLALKFEAGKSAGDTHGQVGTRRYMAPEVLEGAINFQRDSFLRIDMYAFGLVLWELASRCTAADGPVDEYMLPFEEEVGQHPSLEDMQEVVVHKKLRPCLRDCWQKHTGLAMLCETIEDCWDHEAEARLSAGCVEERISQMQRQAPIIGPEEIVTVVTMVTNVDLPPKESSL; encoded by the exons GTGCCATACTGGGGCGCTCAGAGACGCAGAAATGCGTCTTCTACAACTCCAGCTGGGAGAAGGAGCGAACCAACCACAGCGGCACAGAGGACTGCTACGGCGAAAAGGACAAGCGGCGACACTGCTTCGCCACGTGGAAGAACGTCTCGGGCACCATTGAGATCGTCAAGCAGGGCTGCTGGCTGGACGACATGAACTGCTACGACAG CAGCGAGTGTGTGGAGAGGAAGGTGAGCCCTGAGgttttcttctgctgctgtgaaGGCAACATGTGCAACGAGAGGTTCATGTACGTCCCCGACACGCAACCGACGAATGACACGACCCATTCCACCGCCTACA CCACCTCCAACCCGTTCTCCCCAAAGCCGCCGCTCTTTAGCACCCTGCTGTACTCCCTGGTTCCCATCATAGGCCTGGCCGGCGTCGTCCTCTTCTCCTTCTGGATGTGGAGGCACCACAAACTGGCCTACCCTGCGGCGCTCGTCCCCACACAT CACGCCTTTCATATTATGGTAGAG GATCCAGGACCTTCACCTCCATCCCCTGTTGTGGGCCAGAAACCGCTGCAGCTCATCGAGCTGAAAGCCAGGGGGCGCTTTGGCTGCGTCTGGAAGGCCCAGCTTCTGAGCGAATATGTGGCAGTGAAGATCTTCCCCATCCAG GACAAGCTCTCCTGGCAGAACGAGTACGAGATCTACAGCGTGTGCGGCATGAAGCACGACAATGTCCTCCAGTTTATCGGCGTGGAGAAGAGGAACAACAACCTGGATCTGGAGCTGTGGCTCATCACCGCCTACCATGACAAG GGCTCCTTGACGGACTACCTGAAGGCCAACGTCGTGTCGTGGAACGAGCTCTGCCACATCTCCCAGACGGCGGCCCGCGGCCTGGCCTACCTTCACGAAGACATCCCCGGACACAAGGACGGACACAAGCCGTCCATATCCCACCG GGACATTAAGAGTAAGAATGTGCTGCTGAAGAATAACCTGACAGCCTGCATTGCTGACTTTGGCCTGGCACTGAAGTTTGAAGCTGGAAAATCAGCCGGAGACACACACGGACAG GTTGGAACTCGCCGATACATGGCTCCCGAAGTCCTGGAGGGCGCCATCAACTTCCAACGTGACTCCTTCCTGCGAATCGATATGTACGCCTTCGGCCTCGTCCTCTGGGAGCTCGCGTCTCGGTGCACCGCCGCAGACG GCCCTGTAGATGAGTACATGCTCCCCTTCGAGGAGGAGGTGGGCCAGCACCCGTCTCTGGAGGACATGCAGGAAGTGGTCGTCCACAAGAAGCTGCGGCCCTGCCTGCGAGACTGCTGGCAGAAACACACG GGTCTGGCCATGCTCTGCGAAACCATCGAGGACTGTTGGGACCACGAGGCCGAGGCCCGCCTGTCCGCCGGCTGCGTCGAGGAGCGCATCAGCCAAATGCAGCGCCAGGCCCCCATCATCGGCCCTGAGGAGATCGTCACTGTGGTCACCATGGTGACGAACGTTGACCTCCCGCCCAAGGAGTCCAGCTTATGA
- the orc4 gene encoding origin recognition complex subunit 4 translates to MSKRKAKDAHLPIGECINQVHRILRKRFCHQQLPDKPEGLEAQHKHLMDLLKRAMVHGESNSVLIVGPRGAGKSMLLRSVLRDLSEETEVQKNLLQVHLNGLLQTDDRIALKEITRQLHLENVVGDRVFGSFAENLAFLLDALKKGDRSSSRPVLFVLDEFDLFTHHKNQTLLYNLFDVSQSAQVPLAVVGLTCRLDVLELLEKRVKSRFSHRQIHLLTTLTFSQYLDRVRAQLSLPNGFPDGKFVEEWNATVTTLCEDTSVEEVLQRHYNSSKDFRSLHMLLMLCLSRVSVAKPAITPADLQDASRLCLADAKANMLHGLSILELCLIIAMKHLNDIYEGEPFNLQMVHNEFKKFLQRKSSSLYNFEQPVIMKAFERLQQLELIRPADSSSAKTQREYQLMRLMLDHGQIMEALQKYPQCPTDIKQWATSAFA, encoded by the exons ATGAGTAAAAGAAAAGCGAAAGATGCTCATCTGCCCATTGGAGAATGCATTAATCAG GTTCATCGGATTTTAAGGAAGAGGTTTTGCCATCAGCAGCTTCCTGATAAACCAGAGGGATTGGAGGCTCAACACAA ACACCTGATGGACCTGCTGAAGCGAGCAATGGTCCATGGGGAGAGCAATTCTGTCCTTATCGTTGGCCCTAGAGGAGCAGGGAAATCCATG CTGCTGAGGAGCGTGCTGAGGGACTTGTCAGAGGAAACAGAGGTGCAGAAAAACCTCCTGCAGGTTCACCTCAACG GTCTCCTGCAGACGGACGACAGAATAGCACTGAAAGAAATAACAAGGCAGCTCCACCTGGAAAATGTTGTTGGCGATAGAGTGTTT GGAAGCTTTGCAGAGAACCTGGCTTTCCTTCTGGATGCGTTAAAGAAAGGGGATCGCAGCAGCAGCCGTCCGGTCCTGTTTGTCCTGGACGAGTTCGACCTGTTCACCCACCATAAGAACCAGACCCTGCTCTACAACCTGTTTGACGTTTCCCAGTCTGCCCAGGTGCCCCTTGCCGTGGTCGGCCTCACCTGCAGACTG gacgtGCTGGAACTGTTGGAGAAGCGGGTAAAGTCTCGGTTTTCCCACCGTCAGATCCACCTGCTGACCACCTTGACGTTCTCTCAGTATCTGGATCGGGTCAGAGCTCAGCTCAGCCTACCGAACGGCTTCCCAGATGGAAAGTTTGTTGAGGAGTGGAACGCTACCGTCACA ACTCTCTGTGAGGACACGTCGGTTGAAGAGGTCCTGCAAAGACACTACAACTCCAGTAAGGACTTCCGCTCCTTGCACATGCTGCTG ATGTTGTGTTTGAGTCGCGTATCGGTTGCCAAACCAGCCATCACGCCAGCTGACCTCCAGGACGCCAGTCGCTTGTGTCTCGCCGACGCCAAGGCCAACATGCTCCACG GTCTGTCGATCTTGGAGCTGTGCCTGATCATCGCCATGAAACACCTCAACGACATCTATGAAGGAGAGCCGTTCAACCTGCAGATGGTTCACAATG agtttaAGAAGTTCCTGCAGAGGAAGTCCAGCTCCTTGTACAACTTTGAGCAGCCGGTCATAATGAAG GCCTTCGAGCGCCTGCAGCAGCTGGAGCTCATCCGACCGGCTGACAGCTCCTCGGCTAAGACCCAGAGGGAGTACCAGCTGATGAGGCTCATGCTGGACCACGGTCAGATCATGGAGGCGCTGCAGAAGTACCCTCAGTGCCCAACGGATATCAAACAGTGGGCCACGTCGGCATTCGCTTAA
- the LOC124861389 gene encoding activin receptor type-2A-like isoform X2 → MGDATKLAIAVFLISCSSGAILGRSETQKCVFYNSSWEKERTNHSGTEDCYGEKDKRRHCFATWKNVSGTIEIVKQGCWLDDMNCYDSSECVERKVSPEVFFCCCEGNMCNERFMYVPDTQPTNDTTHSTAYTTSNPFSPKPPLFSTLLYSLVPIIGLAGVVLFSFWMWRHHKLAYPAALVPTHDPGPSPPSPVVGQKPLQLIELKARGRFGCVWKAQLLSEYVAVKIFPIQDKLSWQNEYEIYSVCGMKHDNVLQFIGVEKRNNNLDLELWLITAYHDKGSLTDYLKANVVSWNELCHISQTAARGLAYLHEDIPGHKDGHKPSISHRDIKSKNVLLKNNLTACIADFGLALKFEAGKSAGDTHGQVGTRRYMAPEVLEGAINFQRDSFLRIDMYAFGLVLWELASRCTAADGPVDEYMLPFEEEVGQHPSLEDMQEVVVHKKLRPCLRDCWQKHTGLAMLCETIEDCWDHEAEARLSAGCVEERISQMQRQAPIIGPEEIVTVVTMVTNVDLPPKESSL, encoded by the exons GTGCCATACTGGGGCGCTCAGAGACGCAGAAATGCGTCTTCTACAACTCCAGCTGGGAGAAGGAGCGAACCAACCACAGCGGCACAGAGGACTGCTACGGCGAAAAGGACAAGCGGCGACACTGCTTCGCCACGTGGAAGAACGTCTCGGGCACCATTGAGATCGTCAAGCAGGGCTGCTGGCTGGACGACATGAACTGCTACGACAG CAGCGAGTGTGTGGAGAGGAAGGTGAGCCCTGAGgttttcttctgctgctgtgaaGGCAACATGTGCAACGAGAGGTTCATGTACGTCCCCGACACGCAACCGACGAATGACACGACCCATTCCACCGCCTACA CCACCTCCAACCCGTTCTCCCCAAAGCCGCCGCTCTTTAGCACCCTGCTGTACTCCCTGGTTCCCATCATAGGCCTGGCCGGCGTCGTCCTCTTCTCCTTCTGGATGTGGAGGCACCACAAACTGGCCTACCCTGCGGCGCTCGTCCCCACACAT GATCCAGGACCTTCACCTCCATCCCCTGTTGTGGGCCAGAAACCGCTGCAGCTCATCGAGCTGAAAGCCAGGGGGCGCTTTGGCTGCGTCTGGAAGGCCCAGCTTCTGAGCGAATATGTGGCAGTGAAGATCTTCCCCATCCAG GACAAGCTCTCCTGGCAGAACGAGTACGAGATCTACAGCGTGTGCGGCATGAAGCACGACAATGTCCTCCAGTTTATCGGCGTGGAGAAGAGGAACAACAACCTGGATCTGGAGCTGTGGCTCATCACCGCCTACCATGACAAG GGCTCCTTGACGGACTACCTGAAGGCCAACGTCGTGTCGTGGAACGAGCTCTGCCACATCTCCCAGACGGCGGCCCGCGGCCTGGCCTACCTTCACGAAGACATCCCCGGACACAAGGACGGACACAAGCCGTCCATATCCCACCG GGACATTAAGAGTAAGAATGTGCTGCTGAAGAATAACCTGACAGCCTGCATTGCTGACTTTGGCCTGGCACTGAAGTTTGAAGCTGGAAAATCAGCCGGAGACACACACGGACAG GTTGGAACTCGCCGATACATGGCTCCCGAAGTCCTGGAGGGCGCCATCAACTTCCAACGTGACTCCTTCCTGCGAATCGATATGTACGCCTTCGGCCTCGTCCTCTGGGAGCTCGCGTCTCGGTGCACCGCCGCAGACG GCCCTGTAGATGAGTACATGCTCCCCTTCGAGGAGGAGGTGGGCCAGCACCCGTCTCTGGAGGACATGCAGGAAGTGGTCGTCCACAAGAAGCTGCGGCCCTGCCTGCGAGACTGCTGGCAGAAACACACG GGTCTGGCCATGCTCTGCGAAACCATCGAGGACTGTTGGGACCACGAGGCCGAGGCCCGCCTGTCCGCCGGCTGCGTCGAGGAGCGCATCAGCCAAATGCAGCGCCAGGCCCCCATCATCGGCCCTGAGGAGATCGTCACTGTGGTCACCATGGTGACGAACGTTGACCTCCCGCCCAAGGAGTCCAGCTTATGA